One Bosea sp. 685 DNA segment encodes these proteins:
- a CDS encoding shikimate dehydrogenase family protein: MIRGTTKLIAHLGYPTESFKAPMIYNPYFEQHGIDAVVVPMGCKAQDYAAFLKPLFRLSNIHGALVTMPHKVATIALLDEVMTTAKVAGACNAIRLGPDGSLIGDMFDGEGFVRGVLRKGRTLLGARTLVVGAGGVGSAIAASLAKAGVAELGLFDAYTPMAEGLSERLRTHYPKLKVSVGSNDPAGYDIVVNATPLGMKEGDPLPVDVERIAPSAFVGEVVMKQEITPFLAAARARGCAFQIGTDMLFEQIPAYLEFFGFPTATADELRAVSRINY; this comes from the coding sequence ATGATACGCGGCACGACGAAGCTCATCGCCCATCTCGGCTATCCGACCGAGTCCTTCAAGGCGCCGATGATTTACAATCCCTATTTCGAGCAGCACGGCATCGATGCCGTCGTCGTGCCGATGGGCTGCAAGGCGCAGGATTATGCCGCCTTTCTCAAGCCGCTGTTCAGGCTCTCCAACATTCATGGTGCTCTCGTCACCATGCCGCACAAGGTCGCGACGATCGCGCTCCTGGACGAGGTCATGACCACGGCGAAGGTCGCGGGCGCCTGCAACGCGATCCGCCTTGGTCCCGATGGATCGCTTATCGGCGATATGTTCGATGGCGAAGGCTTCGTGCGTGGCGTCCTGCGCAAGGGCCGCACGCTCCTGGGCGCGCGTACGCTCGTGGTCGGCGCGGGCGGCGTCGGCTCTGCCATCGCGGCCTCGCTGGCCAAGGCTGGCGTCGCCGAACTTGGCCTGTTCGACGCCTACACCCCCATGGCGGAGGGGCTCAGTGAGCGCCTGCGCACCCATTATCCCAAGCTCAAGGTCTCGGTCGGCTCCAACGACCCCGCCGGCTACGACATCGTCGTCAATGCGACGCCGCTCGGCATGAAGGAGGGCGATCCGTTGCCGGTCGACGTCGAGCGCATCGCGCCCTCGGCTTTCGTCGGCGAGGTCGTGATGAAGCAGGAGATCACGCCCTTCCTGGCGGCGGCCCGCGCCCGTGGCTGCGCCTTCCAGATCGGCACCGACATGCTGTTCGAGCAGATCCCGGCCTATCTGGAGTTCTTCGGATTTCCGACGGCTACCGCAGACGAACTCCGGGCGGTTTCGCGGATCAACTATTGA
- a CDS encoding TetR/AcrR family transcriptional regulator translates to MNRMVTVPPLPAKRRKSASWTQDPEGVRRDILAVARAEFVENGLSGARVDEIAAKTSNSKRMIYYYFGDKEGLYRAVLEEAYARIRTFERSLDLAALPPREAIATLTGFTFDYHADNPDFVRLVMVENIHHARHLATSTKISVLNLSAIDMIREVYERGLAEGLFREGLDPIDIHLTISALSFYNVSNQASIRQVFGHDMAAPEARERRRRSAIETVLRMVCR, encoded by the coding sequence ATGAATCGGATGGTGACCGTCCCGCCCCTGCCGGCGAAGCGCCGCAAATCGGCGAGCTGGACGCAGGATCCTGAAGGCGTGCGCCGCGACATCCTCGCGGTGGCGCGCGCCGAATTCGTGGAGAACGGCCTCAGCGGCGCCCGCGTTGACGAGATCGCGGCCAAGACCTCCAACAGCAAGCGGATGATCTATTACTATTTCGGCGACAAGGAGGGGCTCTACCGGGCCGTGCTGGAGGAGGCTTATGCCCGCATCCGCACCTTCGAGCGCAGCCTGGATCTCGCAGCGCTGCCACCGCGCGAGGCGATCGCCACGCTGACGGGCTTCACCTTCGACTATCACGCCGACAATCCGGATTTCGTCCGCCTCGTCATGGTCGAGAACATCCACCACGCCCGCCATCTCGCGACCTCCACCAAGATCAGCGTGCTGAACCTCTCGGCGATCGACATGATCCGCGAGGTCTATGAACGCGGGTTGGCGGAAGGCCTGTTCCGCGAGGGGCTCGACCCGATCGACATCCACCTGACGATCAGCGCCCTGAGCTTCTACAACGTCTCGAACCAGGCCAGCATCCGGCAGGTCTTCGGCCATGACATGGCGGCCCCGGAGGCGCGCGAGCGCCGCCGCCGAAGCGCCATCGAAACCGTATTGCGGATGGTCTGTCGCTGA
- a CDS encoding GntR family transcriptional regulator, whose amino-acid sequence MPGSPTHGSSDSKNTKASRLVDRLREAILSGELRPGTKINLDAVRRELDVSLSPLREALARLIAVGLVELHDNKGYSVAPVSLSNLAEITRLRVEFESLALSSAIANGDLNWESDVMRALHRLNRTERVAGAPATLEAWEHAHRDFHMTLIAGCGMPLLLNFCAMLHNLNDRYRRVFLVAQGGDRNVAAEHSEIAQGAVARDGTYACEKLREHILRTGTNLRARLSDQLQP is encoded by the coding sequence ATGCCCGGCTCACCGACCCATGGTTCGAGCGACAGCAAGAACACCAAGGCATCGCGTCTGGTCGACCGGCTGCGCGAGGCGATTTTGTCGGGCGAGCTACGCCCCGGAACCAAGATCAATCTCGACGCGGTCAGGCGCGAGCTCGATGTTTCGCTGAGCCCGCTGCGCGAGGCACTGGCCCGCCTGATCGCGGTCGGCCTCGTCGAACTGCACGACAATAAGGGCTATTCGGTCGCGCCGGTTTCACTGAGCAATCTGGCGGAAATCACCCGCCTGCGGGTCGAGTTCGAGAGCCTCGCGCTCTCCTCGGCCATCGCCAATGGCGATCTGAACTGGGAGAGCGACGTCATGCGCGCGCTCCACCGCCTCAACCGCACCGAGCGGGTCGCCGGCGCGCCGGCGACGCTGGAAGCCTGGGAACACGCCCATCGCGACTTCCATATGACTCTGATCGCGGGCTGCGGCATGCCGCTGCTGCTGAATTTCTGCGCCATGCTGCACAATCTGAACGATCGCTATCGCCGGGTTTTTCTGGTGGCGCAGGGTGGCGATCGGAATGTCGCCGCCGAGCACAGCGAGATCGCGCAGGGCGCGGTGGCGCGCGATGGGACTTACGCCTGCGAGAAGCTGCGTGAGCATATCCTGCGCACCGGCACCAATCTGCGCGCCCGCCTGTCCGACCAGCTTCAGCCCTGA
- a CDS encoding sugar phosphate isomerase/epimerase: MQPSSASPPPLGIAHFTTIDVAPLDFVALAAKIGYATVGLRLHPAFPGAPFYEIRPGSALMASMRALLANTGLRVHDIEFVVIDGSFSPVSLAQVLESAAELGAKRLSVCGDDPEHGRLVANFAELCDLAAGFGLGVDLENMPWRQVATIQDAARVVLEAERANGGVLVDALHLTRGGGTPADLREMPPHLIRSAQLCDAGADRPVSVEAIIQEARGGRLLPGQGVLPLHNLLTELPADVTLSVEVPNRGAPALEHAQAVFDAAMTVIAVRNLAESA, translated from the coding sequence ATGCAGCCGTCATCCGCCTCGCCGCCACCGCTCGGGATCGCGCATTTCACCACGATCGACGTCGCGCCGCTCGATTTCGTCGCCCTTGCCGCGAAGATCGGCTACGCCACGGTGGGTTTGCGGCTCCACCCGGCTTTCCCGGGCGCCCCGTTCTACGAGATTCGGCCGGGCAGCGCGCTGATGGCCTCGATGCGGGCTTTGCTCGCGAATACGGGCCTGCGCGTCCACGATATCGAATTCGTCGTCATCGACGGCAGCTTCTCGCCGGTCAGCCTGGCGCAGGTTCTCGAAAGCGCGGCCGAACTCGGAGCGAAGCGGCTGAGCGTCTGCGGTGACGATCCCGAGCATGGCCGGCTTGTCGCCAACTTCGCCGAGCTCTGCGATCTGGCTGCCGGCTTCGGCCTGGGCGTCGATCTCGAAAACATGCCCTGGCGGCAAGTGGCAACCATACAGGACGCGGCGCGGGTCGTGCTGGAGGCAGAACGCGCCAATGGCGGCGTGCTCGTCGATGCGCTGCATCTCACGCGCGGCGGCGGAACCCCGGCCGATCTGCGGGAGATGCCGCCACATCTCATCAGGAGCGCTCAGCTTTGCGATGCAGGCGCGGATCGGCCCGTATCGGTCGAGGCGATCATCCAGGAGGCGCGCGGCGGGCGATTATTGCCGGGGCAAGGCGTCCTGCCATTGCACAATCTGCTGACCGAGCTCCCGGCCGATGTGACGCTCTCAGTCGAGGTGCCCAATCGCGGCGCCCCGGCGCTGGAGCATGCACAGGCCGTCTTCGACGCCGCGATGACCGTTATCGCGGTCCGCAATCTGGCTGAATCGGCCTGA
- a CDS encoding amino acid ABC transporter permease yields MNYTLDFLPVIDGLPSLLAACLGTLGLALGGMILAIIIGIGGVMLRDSGIRQVRWFVIAFVELIRNTPFLVQIYFIYFALPLAGIRLDPTPTAIIALGINGGAYAIEIIRGGVQSIGKGQIEAGLALGLHKTQVFRLIVLKPALRAIYPSLTSQFILLTLTTSVASAIAAYELTSVAQRIESDSFRSFEVYGAVTLFYLVMSWLLMRVFGLIQSRYLSYPVK; encoded by the coding sequence GTGAACTACACGCTCGACTTCTTGCCCGTCATCGACGGGCTCCCCAGCCTGCTGGCGGCCTGTCTCGGCACGCTCGGATTGGCCTTGGGCGGCATGATTCTCGCGATCATCATCGGGATCGGCGGCGTGATGCTGCGCGATTCCGGCATCAGGCAGGTGCGCTGGTTCGTCATCGCCTTCGTCGAGCTGATCCGGAACACGCCCTTTCTGGTCCAGATCTATTTCATCTATTTTGCCCTGCCTCTCGCTGGCATCCGGCTCGATCCGACGCCGACGGCGATCATCGCGCTCGGCATCAATGGCGGCGCCTATGCGATCGAGATCATCCGCGGCGGCGTGCAATCGATCGGCAAGGGGCAGATCGAGGCCGGTCTGGCGCTTGGCCTGCACAAGACCCAGGTCTTCCGCCTGATCGTGCTGAAGCCGGCTCTGCGCGCGATCTACCCCTCGCTTACCAGCCAATTCATCCTGCTGACCCTGACCACGAGCGTGGCCTCGGCGATCGCGGCCTACGAACTGACCTCCGTCGCCCAGAGGATCGAATCCGACAGCTTCCGCAGCTTCGAGGTCTATGGCGCGGTGACGCTGTTCTATCTCGTCATGTCCTGGCTGCTGATGCGGGTCTTCGGGCTGATCCAGTCGCGCTATCTCAGCTATCCGGTCAAGTGA
- a CDS encoding dioxygenase, with protein sequence MIIENHHDVTRDALAVMARTQNPRQREILASLVTHLHAFIRDVRLTEVEFREATALLNEIGKLTSDSHNEMVLMAGSLGVSSLVCLLNNGDGGNTETSQSLLGPFWRLNAPRVRNGGTIIRSDTPGDPLLVTARVVDQAGAPIAGAEVDVWHASPVGLYENQDPEQAEMNLRGKFTTDADGRFWFSTVKMVGYPIPTNGVVGRLLAAQDRHPYRPAHLHALIVKPGFKVLISQVYDPEDPHIDTDVQFGVTRALLGDYVRHDQPHPSDAGIATPWYALDYTYVMEPGETVLPRPPIK encoded by the coding sequence ATGATCATCGAGAATCACCACGATGTGACGCGCGACGCACTGGCGGTGATGGCGCGCACGCAGAACCCGCGGCAGCGCGAAATCCTGGCCTCGCTCGTGACCCATCTCCATGCCTTTATCCGCGACGTGCGCCTGACCGAAGTCGAGTTTCGCGAAGCGACCGCGCTCCTGAACGAGATCGGCAAGCTCACCAGCGACAGCCATAACGAGATGGTGCTGATGGCCGGCTCGCTCGGCGTCTCCTCGCTGGTCTGCCTGCTCAATAATGGCGATGGCGGCAACACCGAAACCTCGCAATCGCTGCTCGGCCCGTTCTGGAGATTGAACGCGCCGCGTGTCAGGAATGGCGGCACGATCATCCGCTCCGATACACCAGGCGATCCGCTGCTGGTGACGGCCCGCGTCGTCGACCAGGCCGGCGCGCCCATCGCCGGCGCCGAGGTCGATGTCTGGCACGCCTCGCCGGTCGGGCTTTACGAGAATCAGGATCCCGAACAGGCTGAGATGAACCTGCGCGGCAAGTTCACCACCGATGCGGATGGCCGCTTCTGGTTCAGCACCGTGAAGATGGTCGGTTACCCGATCCCGACCAATGGCGTCGTCGGTCGGCTGCTGGCGGCACAGGACCGGCATCCCTATCGCCCGGCGCATCTGCATGCGCTGATCGTCAAGCCGGGCTTCAAGGTCCTGATCTCGCAGGTCTACGATCCCGAGGATCCGCATATCGACACGGACGTCCAGTTCGGCGTCACCAGGGCCTTGCTCGGCGATTATGTCCGCCATGACCAGCCGCACCCGTCCGATGCCGGCATCGCCACGCCATGGTACGCGCTGGATTACACCTATGTGATGGAGCCCGGCGAAACCGTGCTGCCGCGCCCGCCGATCAAGTAG
- the aroQ gene encoding type II 3-dehydroquinate dehydratase has translation MSRLVYVLNGPNLNLLGKRQPHIYGHVTLADVEAECRKLAGELKLDLRFHQSNREYEIIDWIHAARDEAGGIVINPAAFTHTSVAILDALNTFEPPVVEVHISNVHKREAFRHHSYVSLRADGVIAGFGTQGYSLALQRVARLIDEKAA, from the coding sequence ATGAGCCGCCTCGTCTATGTCCTGAACGGACCCAACCTCAACCTGCTCGGAAAGCGCCAGCCCCATATCTACGGCCATGTCACCTTGGCCGATGTCGAAGCCGAATGCCGCAAGCTTGCGGGCGAATTGAAGCTCGACCTCCGCTTCCACCAGAGCAATCGCGAATACGAGATCATCGACTGGATTCACGCGGCGCGGGATGAGGCTGGTGGCATCGTCATCAACCCGGCCGCTTTCACCCACACTTCGGTGGCGATCCTCGATGCACTCAACACCTTCGAGCCGCCTGTCGTCGAGGTGCACATCTCCAATGTCCATAAGCGCGAGGCCTTCCGGCATCATTCCTATGTCTCGCTGCGGGCCGACGGCGTCATCGCCGGCTTCGGCACGCAGGGCTATTCGCTCGCCTTGCAGCGGGTCGCGCGATTGATCGACGAGAAGGCGGCCTGA
- a CDS encoding amino acid ABC transporter permease — MGLNEFLFLLAGLKWTLALSAIGFLGGGVTGLIVALARTSGIPVLERVAAGYIGLFQGTPLLMQLFVVYYGLALVGLKLDAWVAVAIGFTLHASAYLGEIWRGSIEAVPRGQTEAAKALSLNYVSRMKDVILPQALRISLPATIGFLVQLIKGTSLAAIVGFTELARAGSIVSNQIFQPLLVFGVVGALYFAMCWPLSLYGAWLERRLATATR, encoded by the coding sequence ATGGGTCTCAACGAATTCCTCTTCCTCCTCGCCGGCCTGAAATGGACGCTGGCTCTGTCGGCCATCGGCTTCCTCGGCGGTGGCGTCACGGGCCTCATCGTCGCGCTGGCGCGGACCTCGGGCATCCCTGTGCTGGAGCGCGTCGCGGCGGGCTATATCGGCCTGTTCCAGGGCACGCCGCTCTTGATGCAGCTCTTTGTGGTCTATTACGGGCTGGCGCTTGTCGGGCTGAAGCTCGATGCCTGGGTCGCGGTCGCGATCGGCTTCACGCTGCACGCCAGCGCCTATCTCGGGGAGATCTGGCGCGGCTCGATCGAGGCGGTGCCGCGCGGCCAGACCGAGGCCGCCAAGGCTTTGAGCCTGAATTACGTCTCGCGGATGAAGGACGTCATCCTGCCGCAGGCGCTGCGCATCTCGCTGCCGGCGACGATCGGCTTCCTGGTGCAATTGATCAAGGGCACGTCGCTGGCAGCCATCGTCGGCTTCACCGAGCTGGCGCGCGCCGGCAGCATCGTCTCGAACCAGATTTTCCAGCCCCTGCTCGTCTTCGGCGTCGTCGGGGCTCTCTATTTCGCCATGTGCTGGCCGCTGTCGCTCTACGGCGCCTGGCTCGAACGCCGCCTCGCCACGGCCACACGGTGA
- a CDS encoding Gfo/Idh/MocA family oxidoreductase produces the protein MKPVKLAVMGAGLIGKRHAEHVETEPGAILSAIVDPSPIGRDLAEKLGTRWYESFAALTAVDRPDGVIIATPNQLHVQNGLEVIAAGVPAIVEKPIADAVGAAQTLVEAAEKAGVPLLVGHHRRYNPMIRKAKEIIEAGRLGRVLTLHGSFWLMKPDEYFEIGWRRETGAGPVFLNLIHDVDLLRYLCGEIVSVQAQESNAVRGNAVEETAVILLRFASGVLGTVNVSDSVVAPWSWELTTGENPAYPQQDQSCYQIGGTHGSLTIPQLELWSNPDKRSWWEPLIRERVPFTPEDPLKAQIRHFCEVIRDGATPVVSGREGLNTLKVVEAVKRSAATGAMIAID, from the coding sequence ATGAAGCCAGTAAAACTTGCCGTGATGGGCGCCGGCCTGATCGGCAAGCGCCATGCCGAACATGTCGAGACGGAGCCGGGCGCGATCCTGTCGGCCATCGTCGATCCCTCGCCGATTGGGCGCGATCTGGCCGAAAAGCTCGGGACACGCTGGTATGAGAGCTTTGCCGCTCTCACTGCGGTTGACCGCCCCGACGGCGTCATCATCGCCACGCCGAACCAGCTCCATGTCCAGAACGGGTTGGAGGTGATCGCGGCCGGTGTGCCGGCCATTGTCGAGAAGCCGATCGCCGACGCGGTCGGGGCAGCTCAAACACTCGTCGAGGCGGCCGAGAAGGCTGGGGTTCCACTGCTCGTCGGCCATCACCGCCGCTACAATCCGATGATCCGGAAGGCCAAGGAGATCATCGAGGCCGGTCGGCTTGGCCGCGTCCTGACGCTGCATGGCAGCTTCTGGCTGATGAAGCCTGATGAGTATTTCGAGATCGGCTGGCGTCGCGAGACCGGCGCCGGGCCGGTCTTCCTGAACCTGATCCACGACGTCGATCTGTTGCGCTATCTCTGCGGCGAGATCGTCTCGGTGCAGGCGCAGGAATCGAACGCGGTCCGTGGCAATGCGGTGGAGGAGACGGCCGTCATCTTACTGCGCTTCGCCAGCGGAGTGCTCGGCACGGTGAACGTCTCGGACTCGGTCGTCGCGCCCTGGAGCTGGGAGCTGACCACTGGCGAGAATCCGGCCTACCCGCAGCAGGACCAGTCCTGCTACCAGATCGGCGGAACGCATGGCTCGCTGACCATTCCGCAGCTCGAACTCTGGTCGAACCCCGACAAACGAAGCTGGTGGGAACCGCTTATTCGCGAACGCGTGCCGTTCACGCCGGAAGACCCGCTCAAGGCGCAGATCCGGCATTTCTGCGAGGTCATCCGCGACGGTGCCACGCCGGTCGTTTCGGGTCGCGAAGGCCTCAACACCTTGAAGGTGGTCGAAGCCGTCAAGCGGTCGGCTGCGACGGGCGCTATGATCGCGATCGACTAA
- a CDS encoding amino acid ABC transporter ATP-binding protein — MIVMESVDKWYGGFKALTGINLSVRAGEKIVLCGPSGSGKSTLIRCINRLEAYEKGAIRVDGITLGDDSSTIDAIRREVGMVFQNFNLFPHLTVLENCTLAPMRTLRQSRKDAEANARRLLDRVKILEQADKYPAQLSGGQQQRVAIARALCMGPKVMLFDEPTSALDPEMVKEVLDTMVALAEEGMTMICVTHEMGFARQVADRVIFMASGEIVEEAPPQVFFSNPTHARTKQFLGEILREH; from the coding sequence ATGATCGTGATGGAGAGCGTCGACAAATGGTATGGCGGGTTCAAGGCTCTGACCGGCATCAACCTTTCGGTCCGCGCAGGCGAGAAGATCGTCCTGTGCGGGCCGTCGGGATCGGGTAAATCGACCCTGATCCGCTGCATCAACCGTCTCGAAGCCTATGAGAAGGGCGCCATCCGCGTCGATGGCATCACGCTCGGTGACGATTCCAGCACGATCGATGCCATTCGGCGCGAGGTCGGCATGGTCTTCCAGAACTTCAACCTGTTTCCGCATCTGACCGTGCTGGAGAACTGCACGCTCGCCCCGATGCGCACGCTGCGCCAGAGCCGGAAGGACGCCGAAGCCAATGCGCGCCGCCTGCTCGACCGGGTCAAGATCCTCGAGCAGGCCGACAAATATCCGGCCCAGCTCTCCGGTGGCCAGCAGCAGCGCGTCGCGATCGCACGTGCGCTCTGCATGGGCCCCAAGGTGATGCTCTTCGACGAACCGACCTCGGCGCTCGACCCCGAGATGGTCAAGGAGGTGCTCGACACCATGGTCGCGCTCGCCGAGGAGGGCATGACCATGATCTGCGTCACCCATGAAATGGGTTTCGCCCGCCAGGTCGCCGACCGCGTCATCTTCATGGCTTCAGGCGAGATCGTCGAGGAAGCGCCGCCGCAGGTCTTCTTCAGCAATCCCACCCACGCCCGCACCAAGCAGTTTCTCGGCGAGATCCTACGCGAGCACTAG
- a CDS encoding Gfo/Idh/MocA family oxidoreductase, protein MDDTGSRPLRIGVLGAANIARAFTSGVAPSKTVTVAAVASRDAGKAQRFAQECGIPRSHGSYEALLADPEIDAIYNPLPNSLHAEWSIRAMEAGKHVLCEKPLAMTAVEARAMFAAAQRLGRHLVEAYPYRAQPQTLKLRDLLAEGAIGKVQLIRSSFGVAFSDPSNIRLKPEVGGGALLDAGSYAVSLALLAAGERPERVSAMARWSETGVDLSVVASLEFPSGALAQVSCSFATAYHRHALIAGDAGTIETSYLNHPPVGGPPVLTLRRGTTIAAVPEIIEVAPGNGFLAEAESFQRLVTQGVAHWTGATPAESIDIALTLDAIGQSARSGAAVTITR, encoded by the coding sequence ATGGATGACACGGGATCGCGGCCGCTGCGCATCGGGGTTCTGGGCGCGGCGAACATCGCGCGCGCTTTCACCAGCGGGGTTGCGCCGTCAAAGACCGTGACGGTCGCGGCGGTCGCGAGCCGCGATGCTGGCAAGGCGCAGCGCTTCGCGCAGGAATGCGGGATTCCGCGGTCGCACGGCTCCTATGAGGCCCTGCTGGCAGATCCGGAGATCGACGCGATCTACAATCCGCTGCCGAATTCGCTCCATGCGGAATGGTCGATCCGCGCCATGGAAGCGGGCAAGCATGTACTCTGCGAAAAGCCGCTGGCGATGACGGCAGTCGAGGCGCGCGCCATGTTTGCAGCCGCCCAACGGCTCGGACGCCATCTCGTCGAGGCCTATCCCTATCGCGCCCAGCCGCAGACCCTGAAGCTGCGCGACTTGCTGGCGGAAGGCGCGATCGGCAAGGTCCAATTGATCCGCTCCAGCTTCGGCGTCGCCTTTTCCGACCCGAGCAATATCCGCCTGAAGCCGGAGGTCGGCGGTGGCGCGCTGCTCGATGCCGGCAGCTATGCCGTCAGCCTTGCGCTGCTGGCCGCGGGCGAGCGGCCCGAACGCGTCAGCGCCATGGCTCGCTGGAGCGAGACCGGCGTCGATCTCAGCGTCGTGGCGTCATTGGAATTTCCGAGCGGCGCGCTGGCGCAGGTTTCCTGCAGCTTCGCTACGGCCTATCACCGCCATGCCCTGATCGCCGGCGACGCCGGGACGATCGAGACCAGCTACCTCAACCATCCCCCAGTCGGCGGCCCGCCGGTCCTGACGCTGCGGCGCGGAACTACCATCGCGGCCGTCCCGGAGATCATCGAGGTCGCGCCCGGCAACGGCTTCCTGGCCGAAGCCGAGTCGTTTCAGCGTCTGGTGACGCAAGGCGTCGCGCATTGGACCGGCGCGACGCCCGCCGAATCCATCGACATCGCCCTGACCCTGGACGCGATCGGCCAGAGCGCACGCTCGGGCGCGGCTGTGACGATCACGCGATGA
- the hpaH gene encoding 2-oxo-hept-4-ene-1,7-dioate hydratase, translated as MLTEDERQQGADALLQAERTRQPIPQLSKTYPGIEIEDAYRIQGLWAQARIANGARMVGHKIGLTSRAMQMASKMTEPDYGCILDDALYNDGAQIKASDFIKPRLEVELAFVMGQDLEGPGARIYDVMRATEMVLPALEIIDYRTEVPRAITDTIADNAAFGAIVVGGRPIRPMDVDIRWVGATLSKNGIIEESGVSAAIMGHPAAGIAWLVNKLHAVGTGLRKGEIVLAGSFTRPVDIAAGDVIQADYGPLGAIGVSFS; from the coding sequence ATGCTGACTGAAGACGAGCGCCAACAGGGTGCCGACGCATTGCTCCAGGCGGAGCGCACGCGCCAGCCGATTCCCCAGCTCAGCAAGACCTATCCCGGTATCGAGATCGAGGACGCCTACCGCATCCAGGGTCTCTGGGCGCAGGCGCGAATCGCCAATGGCGCCCGTATGGTCGGCCACAAGATCGGCCTGACTTCGCGCGCCATGCAGATGGCGTCGAAGATGACCGAGCCGGATTATGGCTGCATCCTCGACGACGCGCTCTACAATGACGGCGCCCAGATCAAGGCAAGCGACTTCATCAAGCCGCGCCTGGAGGTCGAACTCGCCTTCGTCATGGGGCAGGACCTGGAAGGCCCTGGCGCGCGCATCTACGACGTCATGCGCGCGACCGAGATGGTGCTGCCAGCGCTCGAGATCATCGATTACCGCACCGAGGTTCCGCGCGCGATCACCGACACCATCGCCGACAATGCCGCCTTCGGGGCGATCGTGGTCGGTGGACGGCCGATCCGCCCGATGGATGTCGATATCCGCTGGGTCGGCGCGACGCTGTCGAAGAACGGCATCATCGAGGAATCCGGCGTCTCAGCCGCGATCATGGGCCACCCCGCCGCCGGCATTGCCTGGCTCGTCAACAAATTGCACGCTGTCGGAACGGGGCTGAGGAAAGGCGAGATCGTGCTCGCCGGCTCCTTCACCCGGCCGGTCGATATCGCAGCCGGCGACGTCATCCAGGCCGATTACGGTCCGCTCGGCGCCATCGGCGTCTCGTTCAGTTGA
- a CDS encoding transporter substrate-binding domain-containing protein translates to MTDLTRTMLNRRHLLLGASVALAAPALLTRPALAITPAEIKSKGKLVIGIQGDNPPFGFVNTSGKQEGLDADVGELFAKELGVTVEFVPLAVANRIPALTAGRVDILFATMAMLPERAKAVQFSKPYVANYITLVAPKTIVVKTNADMGKLTIGVPRSSTQDTQVTKNAPEGTTIRRFDDDAATIQALISGQVQAVGGNMFYVGRLNAAKPDTFEDKLEFQRLFNGACTRLGEKEINAAANAFIDKIVANGELAKIYAKWIKVPMPSFPASVEGVPFVVA, encoded by the coding sequence ATGACTGATTTGACCCGCACGATGCTGAACCGCCGTCACCTGCTGCTCGGCGCCTCAGTCGCCCTTGCTGCACCTGCCCTGCTGACGCGGCCTGCTCTGGCGATCACGCCGGCCGAGATCAAGAGCAAGGGCAAGCTCGTCATCGGCATCCAGGGCGACAATCCGCCTTTCGGCTTCGTCAATACCAGCGGCAAGCAAGAGGGCCTCGACGCCGATGTCGGAGAACTCTTCGCCAAGGAGCTCGGAGTGACCGTCGAATTCGTGCCGCTTGCCGTGGCCAACCGCATTCCCGCACTGACGGCAGGCCGCGTCGATATTCTGTTCGCGACCATGGCGATGTTGCCGGAGCGCGCCAAGGCGGTGCAGTTCTCCAAGCCCTATGTCGCGAACTACATCACGCTGGTGGCGCCGAAGACGATCGTGGTGAAGACCAATGCCGACATGGGCAAGCTGACAATCGGCGTACCGCGCTCCAGCACGCAGGACACGCAGGTCACAAAGAACGCACCGGAAGGCACCACGATCCGGCGCTTCGATGACGATGCCGCCACCATCCAGGCACTCATCTCGGGCCAGGTCCAGGCCGTTGGCGGCAACATGTTCTATGTGGGACGCCTCAACGCCGCCAAGCCTGACACGTTCGAGGACAAGCTTGAATTCCAGCGCCTGTTCAATGGCGCCTGCACGCGGCTCGGCGAGAAGGAGATCAATGCGGCTGCGAACGCCTTCATCGACAAGATCGTGGCCAATGGCGAGCTTGCGAAGATCTACGCGAAGTGGATCAAGGTGCCGATGCCGAGCTTCCCCGCCAGCGTCGAAGGCGTTCCCTTCGTCGTTGCCTGA